tttacttttcacttgtccgctcgggccactaaaatatctaacggtttataaattcttcacctttttcaataaagtaaattttgcgaaaacgtgtagatttacctcgtcttcataatttagtttttctgctagtcctgtgttcaaacttcaagggtttctatgggaaacctttgatcacgtctccttctctcccgcctgcgcgccgagcggctttcactgccgagcaccacgcggcacgcgctcactactttttttttttcaaactttattgaatgtaacaattcaatacaaaacaatgttaaacagcaacaacgaaggcacaagccagtgggttattattacatttgattataaatccgacaccgtcactgaagagagactgaagcatgtcagagatgtggaagacatggcaggaatagataggaatatgttggatggagtagtgggtataattagtagtatggacagcaagatatttaataaatgcattgaagatgaaactgtatccactaagctttaagatgaatgtcaaagaatcaaaggcaactccaaatacctgaatctcagactcaaatgcagtagaatgttaaactacttaattttgtttttctttacaacactgtaagcagtaagtatttctagttagctgaatgatctcagttagacctgcacaatatgaggaaaactcgcgatatgccatatcagagattaaaattgcgataacgatataatttgcggtatataaacaaacagcaaaataaccaaataaccattcccagtttaaaaattatactccaaatgacccacgttgacataggttacaaacatctaacataacagggctccatctgattggtcaaatgcattaagggatttatttgattcgttaaatggttcaagctgccattagattgttttaacacatttaaggtttatgatttattgcgatatttgccgttagaagcaccatgaaaacttctgaactagtgttacctactacactgcagcgctctcttcaaaacatctgaaacagactagagcagatttaagtttgatatggtctattttcagtcattgaaaagtgtagaaataagtgatgtcaccagaatgcaccaaattgcaccatattaaaagtttccgggggggcatgccctcggacccccctaaagttgcaagcacctgcggagcggcgggtcccgctatgcgcggtgtcgggccagtaactttcaggcagggccagtaagtttcaaaaactactggccctgtgggccagtgcaaatttctgggctatgtcaacccctggtACATTTCTGTTTGGGACCGGATAGAAAAGAGATGGAGAGTGGGAAGCTAAAGATGGGGGTCAGGAAGTTGGAGGATGAAAAAGATGAGGTTGCCTTTAACGTAGAGTGAGTCAGAATAAAGTTGTCTGAGTCAGATTTTTTGCTCAGAATGGTGTCACACCATTTCTCACTTGTCAGATTGGGGGTTTGTGTGAATCATGACAGTGTGGGGGTAtgcaagcaaaaaaacaacctttctgTAGATTTAAGATCAAAGCTGGAACTTGAATTGTGAAGGGTTTTATGTGGTGCTGCTGCGAGTTTTGGCGCCGTAAATCACAAAACAGGGAAAGATGAAGATTTTCTGCTTGATGTGTTGCAGGGACCGGCATCCGCTCAGAGAGTGAAACAGAGGACACGGCAGTCAGCCCGGTGGCCTCTGACACACCCAGTCctgctgcagaaaacaaagatgactTTGGCAAGGGAGTCATCTTCTACTTGAGAGACAAAGTGGTGGTGGGCATAATCCTGTGGAACGTCTTTAACAGAATGCCCATTGCGAGGAAGGTCAGAGCCGTCCATCTGTGTCACTTCTAGAGCTTAACGAGAGTTCCAGTTTGCTTTAACCTCTCATGTGTCAAAATGCAGATTATCAAAGATGGAGAGGAGCATGCAGATCTGAACGAAGTAGCCAAGCTGTTCAACATCCATGAGGATTAAGGGTGAAGGAGGCCCACTCTCAGGGGGAAGAGTTTTTGCTTCAGATGAAGAGTGAACTCTGGCAGTAATTGCCACATCAACAAGTTTTGCATACCAAACAGGAGGATCAATGTAAATTATGTTGgttaaatattttcatattttgatttgctgctcatgttttttattttattttatttgtttctgctAAGTTTGTTTCTTCATGAgaagtcagtgtgtgtgtgagagtccTTCTGCTTTCCCCCTGACATCAGTCTCATTGTGTTGTGATCAGGGAAGCTTCTACTAAGAAAAACTACAAtaaaagctatttttaaatTGGACTGAACTCGTTATTTTCACCTTCATACCAGTACGATGAGCTGACATGCTGACCTCTGAGCTGTGATTGTGTGGACGCTGGTTGAAGTTTGCATTAGTGAGATCATTCCTCCTGAAGCAGttgaattactttttttttatggttggTAATTATGAAAAATGTCAAcatctttctttaattttgaatgcaaattgtttttttaatcaggaaCATGTGGAAAAGCACATAACAACGCAGACTTTACACTCTGTGGAAGCCTTTCTTAAGTAAAtctaatgtgaaaaaaaatgacactacAACGAAGCATGGCCTACTTTTCCTGTCCGGGGGTAGAAATGAGCAAGcatgcagaaatgtttttttttttctttcttttttaactgggGGCTTCTTGTTACTATTATGGCTCTCATCTTTTATATTCTCACATTGTTGATCTCATTTGACAGTGTGGGTTCCAGAGCGAAGTGTGGAAGAAGCTCTCAAGTGAGAAGCAAACACGTGCAGTCACAATGTCCCATCGCTTTGGCTTACATTAAATTTACACGAGTAAATTGCCGAGCTGCCCATCCCCCCTACTCCAAGAAAGAACAAatgaaatttcacactttgGACTTGAATTTTGGCTGGAGATGACAAACATCTCCAAGTGGATGAAACTGACCTGTGGATGGGCATTGAAAATGGTTAAGcattcaaaaaaatcttttttttactgcatacttgatttttaaaaataaaaacaggcttTTGAGTTTGCGAGAAGTAGTATTATGCAAAGTAAACTCCATTCAAGTGTGTGAAATTGTGTTAAAAACGAAATGTCTGATCAAATCAAAGTGCCTAAAAGCTGAACCTTTCTAGCACTGAAAAAACACTTGggtatcattaaaaaaatccatactgcataaatatatttaatagtaattttcaaaaataaaataaggactTTGGAGCTATGTGGCGCCACTTTGCCAGTGAGAGGTTGCTGTCTCTTTAAGTTCTCTGTAATTCTTTCAGCGTTCACATGGCCATAAAAAAGAGATCAAGCTTGAagtcatccacacaaacacaagcaggggaagaaaaaaatgttccctGGGATTTTGAATTATACAGCAGCGGCTTCCTGTATTTTACACCTGCGCACAGGGAGGGAGGCACATCTGAGCCTTGAAGACAGAGCCCCACTGAAGACTGACGAGAAGTTTTTCGCCTCTTTTTCCTTTCCAGCTctatctttgtgtttttcagtgttGCCGCGTCTTCTAATTAGGGATGCTGCTGCAAAACTTGCATTTGCTCTGGACTTTCTTTGTAATCTTGCTGCAGGTCAGGTAAGAAATTAGATTTCGAGAGTGTTTACTTTTATAGTTAGTATAAAATTTGGACAGATTGGTCTTTTTTGTGAAGTAATTTCTTTGtgatttaacataaaaaatgaaggaatttatgctctttttttatttttgcttttctgctattataaagatgtaaaaattgaaatttcttttttacctAAATGAAAGATTCTGACAGGAAAATACTGTTTGATTAAATCAGGTTGCCTAAATTTCTTGtctatttgatatttttataaCTGAAGTTTGtaggatatttaaaaaaaagttttatcctctttttttaagttatcgAGAGAGCTCATTGAGTGAAAATGacatacataataaataaaatcagtgGTTATCATCCCTCTGCAGATCTGGGCTCTGTAAGGAGGTGAAGGTCCCCAGCAGGACGCTCAAGCCTCCGTCTCCATCTGATTTTTTGGACAAACTGATGGGACGCACATCTGGCTATGATGCTCGCATCAGGCCGAATTTCAAAGGTAAGCTCCGTCTGGCGTGCAAATGTGGGGCCACCTCTGCAGGGACAGGTGTGACAAAGACCGCTGCTCATTTAGCATAAGAATGAGAGCAGTGAAGCAGCACAAATTATTCACAGATGGTCCTGAAAGTGTGAGAAGCCAAAGGCTACAATGATTAACATTTTTCCCCCCTAAAATTATGTGTTACTCCGGGTTTTAATGTTGACACACAGCCTCTGGTTATGATTCTCTTTACTTTGTCTATCTGATTTTCCTTTGACAGAAATGTGCAGTCACCCTTGCATGTTACCCCACAGGCCCATTTCAGTCCAGGCTCGATCCCAGCTTGTGAGTGAAGCCAGCAGATTCTCCCTGACATGCTTCGCCTTCAGCCTCTGGAGTCgcatttcatatttatttcataCTTGCTCCACATCCTTGTCAGTGCATGCTGGGTAAATTCTGACCTATTATCTATAAATACACTAATGTAACTAAAGCAGAAACCATAAATTATTACTTcttgaaatgaatgaatgaaatatttaaatcttcAGAGGTTGGGAGATGGGCTACGCTAATGGGAGCATGAAGAAAATGACAACACAATCCCCATTGCTGGCTGTcgggtgtgtttgtttgtttgtccaaAAATGACATGGCACATCACAGAGCAAACAAAGACGATGCTCTATGGGAAACCTGCTGCCTGGGGGTTTCAGCACTTTGTTTAGTCGACTTAGTAAACATCAAGTTCAAACAAGTCCATAATGTTTGTCTGCTTCTGTCAGGTCCACCTGTCAATGTCACCTGCAACATCTTCATCAACAGCTTTGGATCCATCACGGAAACAACAATGGTAAGACATTCTTGTTTTATTACAGATTTCtctttacaaaatgaaaatattttcacatAAACACACCCTCTCTGACCCATCCTGGATGATGGCTGCAAATAAAACTAAACCCAACAAGATCCTAGGATGATTTAGTGTTGTCACATCAGCAGAGCACAAGCCTGAGATTCACAGTGGTGATGTGTAAAAATTTTGCCTAATGCTCACTGATCCATTATTTCTCAACATCAGGGCCATGAATTCTGGCATTGTGATCTCAGAAATTGCTGCATTCAGTAGCAAAGCACGGAAATTAAGTAATAGCTTAAATGGCGCCCTAAACAACCCCTGTCTGACCCTCACGCCAAACTAGCTTCcttattttattaatatatgCTTCAATAAGTgaaaccttttatttctttgaaaagaatatgctttattgaaataaaatgaaccTAAAGCTTATTTGACACTTAAAAGTTGTGTCTGATTTCTGTCAAATGAAAACTTAAAATCTGGCAAATCAAAAAATTGGTTTGGTTTGAATatttgtgtgcgtgcgtgcgtgcatgcgtgcatgtgtgtaggtgtgtgtgtgtgtgtgtgtgtcgaaTGTTTTTAGTTCTACACACAGTTCACAGAGGGCGTAATAATTTCTGAAAGCACATGCTCAGGAGAAGATTGAATTAGTCTTCATCTCTCCTTTGGTTCAGTCAACACCTCAGACACCTGTTGTGTGACTGATTGCCTCCTCATGGCCAATCAGGACGTAGAAGGAGCTCCATAATAATTTAGATGCCTCCCTGATTTACATTGAAAGATAGAACATACAAATGACAATTAACAATATGTTTATTgtggatttaattaaaaatgtcaatttgcactattttttaattttcagaataagattCATTTGACTAAAGTCAGAAAAACTCAGGACCGTTTCAGAAAATCAAAACCATTAACTAGTTAACTAAACTACTTCATTTGTAAATGTGATGGGAAAAGTCTTTTCTGTTTAGCCAGAAAAACGCCATTAATGGAAGTCAGTAGCAGTAACCATTCATACAGCCACAGTACAGCTACAGAGCTCCAGTGGTGTCATCATTAGTGTATATGTAACCACATAGTAATTTGATTCAATAACATATTAAATgattacattttccttttttcctatCCTGATGGTTTAACTGTCTCCTTCAAAACATGATTTGCCTTTGATCTAAACTCTAAAACTGTCACGCACGTGATCTCCTCTCTCttcgtctttttttaattaagtagaatgtaaacagtaaacacagtatacactgaccaaaaatataaacgcaacacttttgttgttgctcccattttttatggtatgaaatCAAAGATGTGGAACATTTTCCAcatgcacaaaataaccagttctctgaaatattgttcacaaatctgtctaaatctgtgatagtgagcacttctcctttgccaagacaatccatcccacctcacaggtgtgccatatctagatactgattagacagcatgattattgcacaggtgtgccttagactggccacaagaaaaggccactctgaaatgaGTGGATTTTATATCCATAACAAGTAAAGACCTGAACAAAGTAGATTTAAGTGAAGCCAATCATTCAACAGTCTCCCTCAAGTAAAGACAGTGACCAAAGTCAGCtcctttttacaacaaaaaatatcaaGATGATaaaaggctgctgcaatttcattgtatcaccatgtacaatgacaaaaaaTTCAATGCAATTTACTTGcatattttaaattaagaacagaacagaattcTTAATAGTGACATTagaagttaaaagcaatcaGCTGATTATCACAGATGGCAGGTTGCCCTTAAATGCTTTTCCGccataaaatctgttttaattgTGCTGCAGATGTTTTGTTGGGAGGAGAGTTACAAATTAATGATTAACCTGCAGCCTTCAACGTAAGTGTGAGTGTTTTGTTGAAGTGAGTGGCATTCCTTAATGAGTCTAGTTTGCAGTTagttttttggaaataaaattaaCACAAACCGGAAGACCATTTAGTAATTTGTAACCCATCCATCTGTTTTCCAAACCCAGTTAAGCTCTTTTtaaggtcacagggttgctggggcctatcccagtCACTGTTAAGCGGAGACAGGATGCACCATGGGCAGGACGCCAGTCCACCACAGAGACAGAAAACCACACGCTTTAGCACCTGAGCGATGATTTAGAGTCACTAATCAGCCTATGCAGGAAGATGGAGTGCCCAGGGAAAACcgacacatgcacggggagagcaTGCAACCTCCTCCAGAAAGGGCCCATCTGGGATTtcaaccagggccttcttgctctGAGGCAAAAGCGCTAACCCCTATCCCACCTTGCACAGTGTAATTAGTAACTGAATGGCTTATCTGTGTTTTCTAGAAGCCCAACAAAACAAGGATGCTGGACattatttgacacatttttctttaggTCAGTTGTCTTGACATGATCTTTCAAGAGTTACTGATTACCCACCAGGCTGCACGATCTTTCAATTGTGGAGCAGGGATGTCCTCCCTGTacatgtgtggattttctccagACGCTGTCCTTTCACAtttcaaaagcatttttcaCAGGCTGATTGATGGCTTTAAATTGGCTCCTAGGTTTGAGTGTGGTCCTGTGATGGACTGTGTCCGCCCTGGGTCCACCGTTACCCTGTAGTGGCTGGGAttagctccagcaacccctctGGCTGAACAGGGCAAACCAGGAAAAGAAGATGGATTTTAGATAACCCACTTTGCCTGAACAAATGCAGCTATATTTGGCCTTAGATTAAgaattcaaaaaatgtttagtcATCCTCAGTTTCTTATGTTATCCTGAAATTGGAAGGGACGTTTTTTCTTCAACTGCTTTCCTTGCTCTCTTTTGTAGTCTTGTTTTAGCATTTGAATAATATTGTTGATAAAACTCACTGGTTCATGACTCTTTAATGTTTAACTACATGAAAGATGCATGGCTTGTCTTGGTCCAGACCTCGTTTAATGCTATCTAAACATCCCATCATTAGATCATGACTTAAAGGAGCTGCAAATGTTGGCCatgattttttcatttgttttcccaTGTTTCAGTCAAGTATGGGGCCATTCTGAAGTATTCATGAAGAAAGCAAAGTGGTTTAAGGAAAGGTTCCTCTTTGTTTAAGTATCCAAGTTTAGAGTGAAAAGCAGATGACATTTCTGAACACTCtttaaaacccactccaatgaaaatggtgcttttatTGTGTGCCACGTTTTTCATATGATTTGAGGACATATCTTCAAAAAATTGagctaaaattgcatttttttaaattaaaatagttgtgaataaggagcaggttttggagataaagcTTTCAAAAGATTATCCGCTCCATTCTGagacatccacttgtagactcgtctgagctagcatctggctcaaaactgtatggccctacattgcttgccattttttttgttttgcttgctatttttgttgcactggtaatgttaggttgagggtgtgaggagctgtaagctaacaggagagcatgtaaacagtgaGCTGTTTACAGGGAGGGAAGGGGGGCTGGGGTTGTTCCAGGCCATCAgtcacaactcaaaggtgaatttctaatgaactattgccgctctgcagaacctatgtcctggacaaaggttttttgattttggctaaaaatgacaatcataattaaagggcCACTGAGAATGCTTTAAGAATAactaaaaagatgatcagagtgggactttaggcaAAAACTCTCAAAACTGAATTTGTAAATAGAAGTGGAAATTTGAGTCTTTGGTGGGTTTTTTTATCACATAGTTGGGTGTTTTCGCTGTGTGTCTTTGCTGGAAATTTCTGCAACTTTGCTCTCCATTCTGAACTCATTATACCATGCATGAATTCTGATAAATGTGAATTTGTATGAGCCTTGTTGTGATTCAGTTTCTGATAtttaattgacatttttttgtcaatgttttAGGACTACAGGCTTAATGTATTTCTACGGCAACAGTGGAATGACCCACGTCTGGCCTATAAGGAATACCCTGATGACTCTTTGGACTTGGACCCTTCTATGTTGGACTCTATTTGGAAACCTGACCTCTTTTTTGCAAACGAAAAGGGAGCGAACTTCCATGAGGTCACAACAGACAACAAACTCCTGCGGATATTCCAGAACGGAAACGTTCTCTACAGCATTAGGTCATTTTCATTATCTTTCAAATCTGAATTTGGCTTGCTAACACACCAAAAGCTGCCTTGAAACATGGTTTGGCTTCTCAGATGATCTGGTTCCTGTCTCAAGAAGCTCAATGTGTTCAGAGTCTGAACCCTTGCTCTCTTTCATGCCTTTCTCCAGCTCAGTTCAGCTCATTCGTAATTGTATTGTTCAGCACACGCTGTGCACAAGTTAGTATTAGACTATAACTTCAGGCCAAAACATAATCAGGTCAGTGACGTGGCACCAAAGCtgtgaactgtaccgtaatgcTGATGAGTTATTATTAGATCATGAAACTAATAAAAAGCAGTTTCCAAAGTTCTTTCtgctcttgtgttggacatggaATTCTAGCTTTGACTTTAACTTGTCAACTTACCCTAATATTTATACATGAGATGATCAAAGATAGTTTACTTGATGATCGCTGTTTCTCTGCAGGATTGGACACTTAGGACCTCTCCTGTCTGTGACACTGACAAGAGAGGCGCTTCTTCTTTGACATCTGCACTCAAAATGATCTTTGATGTTGATTTATGGTGAATCAAATCAGAAAACTGTGTCAGCTACACAAACTGAGTGTGGTATCCATACAGTTTTTGCCATTGAGTATattaaggcagaaaaaaagacaagatgtCATATAGATTTAGGTTGATGAAAGATTAGGTGGAAAAGAGCTGAGCAAAAGGCATCAGTGCTGTAGGGTTTGGATTATATGATTGGCTGTATCCGTTCACATTTTGGTcattcttccatttttttatggttttgttttgtcttctcCAGGCTGACTCTCATTCTATCTTGCCCCATGGATCTGAAAAACTTTCCCATGGACAGCCAAATGTGTACGATGCAGCTGGAGAGCTGTGAGTTCATCTTTCTTCAGGCTGTAAAAACATACATGAATATTGTAAATGTTAGCTTTGTCTCTGTTTCTTAGTTGGCTACACCATGAATGATCTTATATTTGAGTGGCTGGATGTTGGAGCGGTGCAGGTGGCTGATGACCTGATGCTTCCTCAGTTTgtgctgaaggaggagaaggggCTAGGGTACTGCACCAAGTACTACAACACAGGTACACACCCGGAAATCCTACTTTTGCCCCACCTTCACATCTGTCAATCAGCTTTTTTCACTCTTGGGTTAGGTAAATTCACATGCATTGAGGTCAAATTCTACCTGGAGCGTCAAATGGGTTACTACCTGATCCAGATGTACATACCGAGCCTACTCACTGTGATCCTGTCCTGGGTGTCGTTCTGGATCAACATGGATGCGGCTCCAGCCAGAGTGGGGTTGGGAATCACAACCGTGCTCACGATGACCACACAGAGTTCAGGTTCAAGGGCTTCCCTCCCAAAGGTCAgattgaatttcatttttttaagttctttttatCCTATGAAAAAATGATCACAGGACTTGATATTTGCAGGGTTTTTAGCATTAAAACCAATCTATCTATGCCTTGTacaatttaaaaaggttttctctTCAAAAATAGAATGATCATAAATTACTGTTAATCGTGTATTGTTATTGAAACAGTTGCTTGTAGATATCAGTctattaaagacaaaaaaacaaaaacgttttcgTATTGGTTCCATTGGAAAAACTATGCCCTCAAAGTTgatgaaaacacttttaaaataattaaaattagaaCAAACTAAAATGCGAATATGTGTGATTACAAACACAAACCTGTTCTGCTTTGTTATTACTAAATTTACAGTTTTAAGATTAGAAACCACATTATTGAAAACATTGATTGTGTTTATTATTCCTCCAAGACGataagcagcagaaaaacatttaattgattttGTCTTGGTTGGGTAATAAAAGGATTAAGGAAGGAAAATTGGATTTTGGACCAACTCCAACATCTATTGAATCACATTACATCTTCACTAAATAAATCTGACTTCTTTTACTCACAAGTTTTCTAAACAGTTTGGATTTTCTAAGAATATAGTGTTCTAAATCACTTCATGCATCAGATCACACTAAACACAGACTCACTGCGCCAGACCTCCTCAAGCTACAAACTGCTAAAAAGGATTTATCAAACAATTTCTATAATTTatcacaatttttttcatgtatttaatttttaaggAACTGAGTGAAAGGCTAAAATATGAAtagttttcacagaaaaaaaaaattctgggtCAGTCAGAAGAAACTTGATACATGAAACaagcaaaatgtttgtttaaatttaaagaagagaacaagttttcttctttctgttctcCTTCATTTCCCTTGTATAATGTAGTTAAACAACAGTTtcagttgtttaaaaaatggttgtctctaaatgaaataaatgaaatgtataaactaaataaatgaatgaaataaataaatgaaataaactaaattaaaataaaagtaaatgtatgatttttttctggtgATCAAAAGgtagaaaatgttaaattatatCTAAATGGCACAAACTTCCTTATGAGAAAATGTCAGGTCATCATTCTAAAACCACATTGATGATTTGGCTGAACagataatataaaaataatcaaagctatTTTTTGTTGTCGATGTTATAATtgtgaatttaaaattgaaaaaaagacataacTTAAACCAAAGTTGATAACTGTGAGAAACATCACAACCCTGCATCCAAGTGCACACCTGGATCATAACAACATTCTGAGAaaagactaaagaaaaaaaaaattgaaaatctttAACTGCaagaaactaataaaaaaaaaaaaaatcttgtaagCCATAACGcgcatacacaaacacacgcgcACATATACAAATAATTGGTTTAAGACGTTTTGAGGTGTAATAATTTATGATAAATTGTCTTGAAAATCTCATATAAACTATATAAAACACTATGATTTATTGGCATTCTGTTTAAAATCAGtgatgttttaaacaaaaagaggtTGCATCTTAATCACTATTTATTAGTTGTCCCATATCTTTCATAATGTGCTTGGGGAAATGTGGGAAAAATTATTATTGAATTATTATTGAATCCTTgtgtaaattacaaaaaaagctgttagaaTAGTTAATAGAGCAGGGAATTTTGAACCTACAAATTCCTTCTTTAGTTTAACTAAAATTTTAGTACATTGTTTATAGTAAATTATTAGAAATTGTTTATAGAGTTAAACACAATTTAGTTCCAAAAAATATAGAAAGACTATTTATTTTAAGAGTTAGTCATTATATTTAAAGATGTCTGTGTCATTTTAAACAGGGTAAATATCAAACTAATGTTAAGGGCAGacatgtttggtgtgaaatATGGAATGAATTTTGATTGTATCTATTTAGTTTGTTAAATTGATCAGATTGGACTTTAAGGATATTGTAGAACAGGCATCTGATAAGCTTCACATGCTTGAGCcaattctcttttttattggTTGTTTGTTCATACCGTATATtatgtcaataataataatggcaAGCTAAACAATAAACCAATGAATGAAAGAATAAGAACTTATGCAATATCttttgtttgtattgttttgtggaaatgaaaagaattaaataaattgataaCTTTAAGTGGCCACCGAACCACTAGAGGGCGATAAATTGATtgtaaaatacaacaaaaacaaataaaaaaaggaaaccttcTGAGGCCATCAATGGACCAATGGTTAGTTCTGACAGAAGTACCAAGACTGAACTGAAgtcaaaattgctttttttaaaatgaaaggaaaatatgcataaaaacaaaatgaaagaaaaaaaaaagctaccaAAATAATCATATCAAAGTGTCCCTAAACATGCattaacaaagataaaaaatgggaaatgaaaagaagaaaataacttGTTTAATTAAACAGTGATGCTCTTTCTTTAA
The DNA window shown above is from Oryzias latipes chromosome 14, ASM223467v1 and carries:
- the LOC101174852 gene encoding glycine receptor subunit alpha-2 isoform X1; the encoded protein is MLLQNLHLLWTFFVILLQVRSGLCKEVKVPSRTLKPPSPSDFLDKLMGRTSGYDARIRPNFKGPPVNVTCNIFINSFGSITETTMDYRLNVFLRQQWNDPRLAYKEYPDDSLDLDPSMLDSIWKPDLFFANEKGANFHEVTTDNKLLRIFQNGNVLYSIRLTLILSCPMDLKNFPMDSQMCTMQLESFGYTMNDLIFEWLDVGAVQVADDLMLPQFVLKEEKGLGYCTKYYNTGKFTCIEVKFYLERQMGYYLIQMYIPSLLTVILSWVSFWINMDAAPARVGLGITTVLTMTTQSSGSRASLPKVSYVKAIDIWMAVCLLFVFAALLEYAAVNFVSRQHKEFFRMRKKLKEQQRLRTQGSADSKVKGNNTPGNSAAQGNVNQRCSACAREEELAQQGYLLQSFGLALSTERGPEMDATPVFADLPPGLGFYEIRRRFVERAKRIDTISRALFPMTFLVFNVLYWLTYKVLRHEDLQATK
- the LOC101174852 gene encoding glycine receptor subunit alpha-2 isoform X2 — translated: MLLQNLHLLWTFFVILLQVRSGLCKEVKVPSRTLKPPSPSDFLDKLMGRTSGYDARIRPNFKGPPVNVTCNIFINSFGSITETTMDYRLNVFLRQQWNDPRLAYKEYPDDSLDLDPSMLDSIWKPDLFFANEKGANFHEVTTDNKLLRIFQNGNVLYSIRLTLILSCPMDLKNFPMDSQMCTMQLESFGYTMNDLIFEWLDVGAVQVADDLMLPQFVLKEEKGLGYCTKYYNTGKFTCIEVKFYLERQMGYYLIQMYIPSLLTVILSWVSFWINMDAAPARVGLGITTVLTMTTQSSGSRASLPKVSYVKAIDIWMAVCLLFVFAALLEYAAVNFVSRQHKEFFRMRKKLKEQQRLRTGSADSKVKGNNTPGNSAAQGNVNQRCSACAREEELAQQGYLLQSFGLALSTERGPEMDATPVFADLPPGLGFYEIRRRFVERAKRIDTISRALFPMTFLVFNVLYWLTYKVLRHEDLQATK